The genomic DNA ttgtaagattaaaaaaaattaagattaaagaggaataaaaaACCTTTCATGaggataattcaacttgcttgaagcgagatttcacgaaatatctgtgtcctttttccaccagcgtcagctgacctgaaaacatgctcatgctgtacagctcctgttgagcttaagcattctagttatggttttctatggctggtaccagcaaacaaacttgtccgccaatgccagtgataaaaattggcgtttcaaactggttttaatgaagctgacctttccttttatagcaatgcgaaagaagggtcagcttctcaaaaacgtgtttgaagccccaaacttgcatccctgacCCTATTAcctgcaaacaaacaaacctgccagagcttgcctaaatgtccccaTATTCAGTCTTTTGTGGAAGATAAACACACAGCCAACCTGTACTGGGCATAGAGTGAATTTGTCACTTAATACAGTTTCCTGGCTTGTTGAAGCGAACAGCCCTGGTAGTGATTTTTCATGCCCGTTTTGGCCTACGTGGGAACTAATTGGTTCCCTTTATTGAGGAATGACTAAAGCCATGAATGAACTGACATCTTCATTTGCCGAAGAAATTTGAGAGGAAACATATTCTATTGATCAGATGAGAAGTTACTACACTTGATCCAGGACATTACCTAGATTGTTTATTGGATGGAGTTTCACAATGCAAGTAGTTGGTGCACACTTTTAGCCTTAAAACGTATGACGATGTTCTTGAAATTATTTAATGCGTTTCGTAAACTCAACACACGAAAACTTGCTTCACACGAGTCCTTGGTCACGCTTCAGTCGTGGtaaagttttcttttgatttcgtACCATCATGTAACGTATGTCCTTGAGAAACAAAATCCCTACCTTCAGGTCGTATTGGCCAATATCGAGTCAGTCATTGTTATTCATTCCAACATGATAACGTCTCCAGAAGAgaccaaaacaatgtttaacgtcattcaaaaaaagttatcactttggatatttttttaaaacttcaaTAGTTCCTAGATACCCCCAAAGAGGGCGCTCTACTTAGAAGCAGGTTCTCTTTTAGGAAGCTGTCGGTGGCTCTTCTTCCATTAAGGGCTGCCAATTTGACCGATCATCATTCTTATTTGACGTAGATCATTAGGTGGAGAAACCGGAGAAACCCAATGCCAAGGTAATGTTAATTCTTGTGCACAAGAGAAGATTATGCATCAGGGCCAAAACTCTCTGAGCAGGAGAAATGACACAAGGTCAAGAATTCAAGCCCACATCTTCGACAAGCGTTTCTTGTGTCGAATACTGACCCCCAACACAGCCATCGAAaccttgacattttcaaatttttgaaccTAACGACTTGACACCATCATCAGCACAAAACAAATCATCATCCTTTACTCACTATGCGATGCCTGATCTGACCCTATCCTGGCCAGTATTTGGGCCTCTGTGCTCCTCATAGCGTGGCAAGCCTGGTGAATCGTCATCAGTTTTGGCTTTGAGGCAGCAGTgtaagaaaggaaagaagtgTTCGTGTGTTCCGAGTGTTCAACAGGGATCGGGCTCATCTGACACAGAGGGGACGAGTGTGGAACGAGTGCCTTCATCACTTCCTCCTTTCCCTCCTGTGACCCATCAGGCCCGTGTTCTTCCGTCTGGATCCACAATCATCTTGGTTCTCACTTCTGACAAGACTAacgtgtgagtgagtgagtggcctTCATTCCCACCAACCCTTGGTCCTCTGGGCTACCTTTTCTCCTCCCCCGACCATCCATCCCTGCCCGTGTCCAGCTAGGCCAGTCGTCCGGCCCGTCGGTCGGGCTCGGCCTTGAGTCTGGCCTCTGCTGGGCTGGGAACACGAGCACTCTCGCTCGCCCGCTCGCTCGCTGGCTCGCCCTCAGGACCcgtcgtcgacgtcgtcgTCCTCACTGAGACAAGCTAGATCAGGAGAAAGTGGATCTGGAGTGGCGCACGCCAGGCcaaaccaccacggcagcctTCAGCCTGTTCGCTCCTCGGCCCTGTTTGGGATCCTCCCCCTGTTTTCGCCTCCCACTACCCGCTACCCGCCCTCTCAACCGTGAACGGGCCTAGAGGTAGGTCAGGGTCAACCCGTGGTACAACATTCCGGATTAGAAGCTAGTGCCCGCCCGGAACCCGGTTCCATATGGATCGGTGTGCAACAGTTGAAGGCCACGGGATGGTGGAGCCATAGTTCCTCCCCCCAGCCTTCCATTGCTCAGGGCTTAGGAATTCGGAAGCGGGATTGGTCGCATTCTCATCGCTTATCTTATCGTTGTATTATTGCTCATAGTTGTCGTCATTCCATCACTCCCTGAAAAATCGACCCGATGGCCATCTGACCATGACTGACGCGCCCCCCACCACCATGACGGGATCCGTGACCACGAGCCTACCGGACACCACCTTGAACAGCCTGGCGGGTGTGGCGCCGCACCCGGACGGGCCCGTGATCCTGACCAATCAGAGTGGCGTTCGGCCCGAGTTTGACTCTTCCTTCTTACAACATGCTTCGGGTCAGGGCATTGCGGGCGTGTTCGCTTGGGCGGCCATCTTCATCACGTGTCATCAGGTGAGGCAGGGCGTGACCCGGGGGGGTGTTTGGGGCGTGGCAGAGGCTGGAAATTGATGGTGATTTTGTGTGGGTGTGTTTCAGATCTATCAGTACTTGCGATATTATACGAATCCGGCTGAGCAACGCTGGATTGTCCGGATTCTGTTCATCGTGCCCATTTACGCGTTTGAGTCCTGGTTGAGTTTGGTCTTCTTCAATGATAAGCATTTCTACGTCTACAGTAATGCCTTGCGGGATTGCTATGAAGGTAAGATAGTGTTACAGGAGACCAGGCCGATTACGGTGGATGAGAGCATTGGAAAAGTTACTTTTGGCGCCAGGAAATCGTGGTTTGAAAATCTTTATTAGAGAACTGGTTTTGGTTTCACAGTAACGTCTACGACAATCGGGTACATCATTGAGGTTTACGATGGCAGCACGTGGGAAATAGACAGAGTTGCTGGGGACCGAGGAGACTGCGCACCAtaaactttcttttttttttttgactacTTGATAACCCAGGTTAAGTGGGTTATCTAGTCGTCACTAGTGTGTCGAATTTATGAGAAACCTCTTTCTATGTATTTCGATTATTTGGGAATATTGATGTACGCCAAATCTTAGCCTGCTCAAGCAACAGTTCTTGTAGGGAGTTCAATTTGAATAAGAAATCCAATATGATATTCCATTCAGTGGAAGCAACAGACTTATCGGACTTTTATTCATACGGTAATTCAAGGACATTGGATAATTGAAGACAAATCGATAAACTCAATGGTTGTCATTATTGAATTTCAGCTTTTGTTATCTATAACTTTTTGGCTCTCTGCTACGAGTACTTGGGAGGCGAAGGCAACATCATGTCCGAAATTCGAGGAAAACCCATCAAGTCCAACTATTATTATGGGACGTGTTGTCTGGCCGGACAGTCTTACAACATTGGATTTTTGCGTTTCTGCAAGCAGGCCACACTTCAATTCTGCGTCATCAAGCCCATCATGGCATTCATCGTCATCTGGCTCCAAAGCTATGGCCTCTATGAAGACGGCAATTGGAGGTAAGACTATGCCAACGAGTATTATGAAGTCACAAAGCAGTGGTTCATTCGCCCTACTTTTCATAGACTTCTAAGGGTTTAAATGTAACAAAACCAATCGGACAAAAAGGCTCAGATTAATAAGAATTCAAGCAATAAATGCAACAAAGAAGCCAAGTTTGATCTCATGAATGATTAGACAAAGAAGAATTCAAACAATAATTGCAACAAaagggccaaatttgaattgctaAATGATCAGACAAATAAGATTTACTTTGTGACCCACGTGTGACATGTTGAGCAGCATCCAAATGCGTTCTGCTTACTCAAATAATATAGAATGACTTTTAGGGCATGTGATGGGTTTGTGAATGGATACGGAAAGTGCCATTCTGAAAAATAAATTCCAAAGCAGGAGCAATGATTTATTATTGCAATAATCGTTGGTACTAATATCTTGGAAAATCAGTGAGTTTACTTTGCGTATCGGTGTAGTGTCCATGTTCAAATTTGCTGCCCCTGGTTCGTATCTAGGCTAACCAAGTGTGAGCAtttttgcggtatttaaattacagcacAAGTCTGTTCGTTAACATCTTAAATGGGGGAGGTTGAGGTCATTCCCGAGGATGAGGTAATACTTAATGTTGGCTTTGATAACGGAGCGGGAAAAAAAAGCCGAGCGAAAGAGGCGCCATAGACTCcgtaacaaacaaatcaatgtATTTTGTACCAATATGTTAGAATCCAAGTTGGCTAGCTATGCTGCAGATTGTTTTAAGGAAAATGATTAATGATGCTATGCAAAATTGTTCCAACAAACAACCTTTTTTTAGACTGTTTCGAATGTCGCCAAAGCACTCACCACAGAATACTCAAGTAATAATAATTTGATAAGTGTACATAGACAAATGTCTTCAACGAGTGCCAGGCACAAAACATGATTTCACCATCACTCGAAAGTAAATCTGATCACACATAAGATATGAATTTGTTTATCGATAATATCCAGGTATCaagggttggtctggaatgacTTGCCGGAAGTCATCCAggtctttttgaatttgggaagggGATTTTCTCCCGCATTGATGACCCTCAAGGAGGCGGGCATTTGGTTGAAGAGTCTGGggtctttttcaagaaataagTGGCACATGAATGATGTAGTAGCCGCATTATTTTTGTGGTTCCAATGGGTTTGGATACATGTAACACGTTCATTATTTCGGTGGACAGAATTAGTGCCCGTGTTATGAGACAGCTTATGGATACACCTAAAAATATGTACTACGGCATACTGTTGGGACTGTCTTCTTTGCACACTTTGCAGGCGTAGATGTCGAAGTCGATCTCAGTGTGTACTGATACGAGTACATGTTTTCTTAAAACCCAATCGATTTAACAACACAACTACCATGCAAGGCACAATTATTTAAAGCAATTCACGTCTGGTTCGATTCTATGTTTACGCACTTGAAAAATGACGATTGATGAAGCATGTATCAGTTACTAATGCAGACCAATATAAAGCCTAAAACTTGTCAGGAATCACGtcaaattttgacctttttcatcACAAATTACATTGCCACATATTGTTACTCTACGAGTGAACGAGATAAAACTTATTTCTATTCCAGGGCTGATATGGGATACCTCTACATCACGGTCATCTACAACATATCCATTTCCTTGGCTCTCTATGCCTTGCTACTCTTTTACTACGCCACGAAAGATCTTTTGCGACCCTACGACCCTGTTTTGAAGTTCTTTACGGTCAAGTCcgtcattttcctttcattcTGGCAAGGTAAATCGATCACTTTACCGTACCAACCATATTTAAAGACCAATGGACCGCAACGAATGTTTCTCCTTGTCCCTTCCAGGTGTTGTCCTCTCtgttttggagcaatttggCTACGTCCTTCCCATGTACGGCGAGGATGGAACCACGGTTGCATTGCCTCCAGGTGCGGTCTCCGCTGGATACCAGAACTTTTTCATCTGCATTGAGATGTTCTTCGCTGCGATTGCGCTTCGCTATGCATTCCCTATTAGCGTCTACCTGAGTGAGGGTTGCGCCGGAACCGAAGGGTATGGGCGTTCCGTGACCATGCAAAGCATTTCATCTTCACTCAAGGTGAGATCTTCCATTCCAAGGTGGATGAGATGAGTGATATGAGATGGTACCTTGAAATATCTCTTGTT from Tigriopus californicus strain San Diego chromosome 1, Tcal_SD_v2.1, whole genome shotgun sequence includes the following:
- the LOC131887317 gene encoding transmembrane protein 184B-like isoform X3 codes for the protein MTDAPPTTMTGSVTTSLPDTTLNSLAGVAPHPDGPVILTNQSGVRPEFDSSFLQHASGQGIAGVFAWAAIFITCHQIYQYLRYYTNPAEQRWIVRILFIVPIYAFESWLSLVFFNDKHFYVYSNALRDCYEAFVIYNFLALCYEYLGGEGNIMSEIRGKPIKSNYYYGTCCLAGQSYNIGFLRFCKQATLQFCVIKPIMAFIVIWLQSYGLYEDGNWRADMGYLYITVIYNISISLALYALLLFYYATKDLLRPYDPVLKFFTVKSVIFLSFWQGVVLSVLEQFGYVLPMYGEDGTTVALPPGAVSAGYQNFFICIEMFFAAIALRYAFPISVYLSEGCAGTEGYGRSVTMQSISSSLKETMNPRDIMTDAIHNFHPQYQQYTQYSSASFTRSLAERGLVSDFGFDGHKSNDQQSGNVKTQQGGSRRHQRNGSYGEVPADPMATPSTAAYAAATGPSSGTGRPMATSSAAANARATVSGLMPKNSKVTNNEKTLLLSSDDEFQ
- the LOC131887317 gene encoding transmembrane protein 184B-like isoform X2, with the translated sequence MTDAPPTTMTGSVTTSLPDTTLNSLAGVAPHPDGPVILTNQSGVRPEFDSSFLQHASGQGIAGVFAWAAIFITCHQIYQYLRYYTNPAEQRWIVRILFIVPIYAFESWLSLVFFNDKHFYVYSNALRDCYEAFVIYNFLALCYEYLGGEGNIMSEIRGKPIKSNYYYGTCCLAGQSYNIGFLRFCKQATLQFCVIKPIMAFIVIWLQSYGLYEDGNWRADMGYLYITVIYNISISLALYALLLFYYATKDLLRPYDPVLKFFTVKSVIFLSFWQGVVLSVLEQFGYVLPMYGEDGTTVALPPGAVSAGYQNFFICIEMFFAAIALRYAFPISVYLSEGCAGTEGYGRSVTMQSISSSLKETMNPRDIMTDAIHNFHPQYQQYTQYSSDNRRFNNGHNSRAAGASIPTVDDVHPQEVTLAMAATGTTQEPGITSNNGVVLKPSQSDLESGSRRHQRNGSYGEVPADPMATPSTAAYAAATGPSSGTGRPMATSSAAANARATVSGLMPKNSKVTNNEKTLLLSSDDEFQ
- the LOC131887317 gene encoding transmembrane protein 184B-like isoform X1, with the translated sequence MTDAPPTTMTGSVTTSLPDTTLNSLAGVAPHPDGPVILTNQSGVRPEFDSSFLQHASGQGIAGVFAWAAIFITCHQIYQYLRYYTNPAEQRWIVRILFIVPIYAFESWLSLVFFNDKHFYVYSNALRDCYEAFVIYNFLALCYEYLGGEGNIMSEIRGKPIKSNYYYGTCCLAGQSYNIGFLRFCKQATLQFCVIKPIMAFIVIWLQSYGLYEDGNWRADMGYLYITVIYNISISLALYALLLFYYATKDLLRPYDPVLKFFTVKSVIFLSFWQGVVLSVLEQFGYVLPMYGEDGTTVALPPGAVSAGYQNFFICIEMFFAAIALRYAFPISVYLSEGCAGTEGYGRSVTMQSISSSLKETMNPRDIMTDAIHNFHPQYQQYTQYSSDNRRFNNGHNSRAAGASIPTVDDVHPQEVTLAMAATGTTQEPGITSNNGVVLKPSQSDLETSFTRSLAERGLVSDFGFDGHKSNDQQSGNVKTQQGGSRRHQRNGSYGEVPADPMATPSTAAYAAATGPSSGTGRPMATSSAAANARATVSGLMPKNSKVTNNEKTLLLSSDDEFQ
- the LOC131887317 gene encoding transmembrane protein 184B-like isoform X4, whose protein sequence is MTDAPPTTMTGSVTTSLPDTTLNSLAGVAPHPDGPVILTNQSGVRPEFDSSFLQHASGQGIAGVFAWAAIFITCHQIYQYLRYYTNPAEQRWIVRILFIVPIYAFESWLSLVFFNDKHFYVYSNALRDCYEAFVIYNFLALCYEYLGGEGNIMSEIRGKPIKSNYYYGTCCLAGQSYNIGFLRFCKQATLQFCVIKPIMAFIVIWLQSYGLYEDGNWRADMGYLYITVIYNISISLALYALLLFYYATKDLLRPYDPVLKFFTVKSVIFLSFWQGVVLSVLEQFGYVLPMYGEDGTTVALPPGAVSAGYQNFFICIEMFFAAIALRYAFPISVYLSEGCAGTEGYGRSVTMQSISSSLKETMNPRDIMTDAIHNFHPQYQQYTQYSSGGSRRHQRNGSYGEVPADPMATPSTAAYAAATGPSSGTGRPMATSSAAANARATVSGLMPKNSKVTNNEKTLLLSSDDEFQ